CGTCCTCTTCGGCCGCGCGGGGCGCGGGCGCGTGGGGAGCGGCTGCGACGCCGAGGACCGCGACGCGGCGGAGCGGGCGCTGGAGCTGCTCGGCCTCGCCGACGCGCGGCGCCGGCTCTATCGCTCGCTCTCCGGCGGGGAGCGGCGGAAGGTGCAGCTCGCGCGCCTCGTCGCGCAGCGCGCGCCGCTGACGCTGCTCGACGAGCCGACGGCGGGGCTCGACATCGAGTGGCAGGAGCGCCTGACGCAACTGGTCGCGCAGCTCCACGCGGAGATGGGCGGGGCGATCGTGATGGTCACGCACGACGTCGATCGCCTGCCGAGCTGCTGCGACCGCGCGCTGCTCCTCGGGCGCGGACTGGCGGCGGCCTGCGGCCGGCCGGAGGAGGTCTTCACGGCGGAGGCGCTCGGCGGCGTGTTCGGCTGCCCGATGTACGTCGCCCATCGCCACGGCCGCTTCTTCGCCCACGCGCTCGGCGTCGCGGAGGAACGATGAACGCGGCCTTCATCATCTCGCGCGCGCGCCGCGCGGACGCGGCGTCCGCCGCCGGCCGTGCGGGGACCGACGGACGATGAGCTTCTTCGACGCGTTCGGCGCGGCGTTGGCCGCGGCGCTGCTCGGCGGGGCCTCGGCCGGCCTGCTCGGCGTGCTCGTCGTCGGGCTGCGGCTGCCGTTCCTCGCCGTCGCCGCGGCGCACGCCGCCCTCGCCGGCGCCGTCTTCGCCGACCTGCTCGGCGCGCCGCATCTCGCCGGGGCGTTCCTCGGCGCGCTGGCCGGGGCGCTCGTGCTCGGCGCGCTGTTGCGCCGCCGCGACCTCGACCCGAACGCCGCGCTCGGCGCCCTCTTCTCGCTCACCCTCGGCCTCGCGTTTCTCGGCATCGGCCTGGGGCGCGGGCCGAAGACCGCCGCGCTGAGCCTGATGTGGGGCAGCCTGCTCTTCGCCACGCGGCTGCAACTCGCCGCGATGACGATCGTCGCCGCGGCGCTCCTCTTCTTCGTGGTCGTCTTCCGCCGCGAGCTGAAGCTGCTGCTCTTCAGCCGCCAGCTCGCGGCGCTGCTGATTCCCGAAGGCCCGTTCTTCGCCGGCTTCCTCGTGCTTGCCTCGGGCGTGGTGGCGGTCGATCTTGAAATCGTCGGCGGACTTCTGCTCTACAGCCTGTTGGCGAACCCCGCCGTCGCGTCGCTCGCCCTCGCGCGGAGCTTTCG
This is a stretch of genomic DNA from bacterium. It encodes these proteins:
- a CDS encoding ABC transporter ATP-binding protein — translated: VLFGRAGRGRVGSGCDAEDRDAAERALELLGLADARRRLYRSLSGGERRKVQLARLVAQRAPLTLLDEPTAGLDIEWQERLTQLVAQLHAEMGGAIVMVTHDVDRLPSCCDRALLLGRGLAAACGRPEEVFTAEALGGVFGCPMYVAHRHGRFFAHALGVAEER
- a CDS encoding metal ABC transporter permease; this encodes MSFFDAFGAALAAALLGGASAGLLGVLVVGLRLPFLAVAAAHAALAGAVFADLLGAPHLAGAFLGALAGALVLGALLRRRDLDPNAALGALFSLTLGLAFLGIGLGRGPKTAALSLMWGSLLFATRLQLAAMTIVAAALLFFVVVFRRELKLLLFSRQLAALLIPEGPFFAGFLVLASGVVAVDLEIVGGLLLYSLLANPAVASLALARSFRGALILGAAFGAASALLGFAAAYFLDAPVGATIVLASSALVGAAWLVAKARRDGR